Proteins found in one Myxococcaceae bacterium JPH2 genomic segment:
- a CDS encoding protein kinase has protein sequence MGGPAVEQEAARPCVACGAVRETPRCGHCGAADAPGGYCVERVLSQSPHGRVYLAVDASGRRVALKELLFALVPGPEQLDAFEREAAVLRSLSHPDIPRFLASFQEGSGVGTRLYLAQEYLEGESLLQRLEREPLREDEAWSLAEQVLETLDSLHQRRPALLHRDVKPANLILRPGGRVALVDFGSARHLAREVTHGSTLVGTFGYMPPEQLGGTVEPSSDLYALGATLIHALSGRSPADLLDDRLTLAFDADVRVSPALRSFLHTLVAPRRSERFGSAATALDRLRSLRAPPPVTFPAESVVALHPAPVTPTEPVVALHPAPVAPPLTAQAVVLPVEPIAPLATEPVVVLHAAPAVATLEAAPALRRSALRWILLGAAMAVGVGVAATGYLVLTLRADPPPPPPPVVAPPHGGRPVAPIPADEAGGHRHFRTPWQPGSGSR, from the coding sequence ATGGGGGGACCTGCGGTGGAGCAGGAGGCGGCGCGGCCCTGCGTGGCCTGCGGCGCGGTGCGCGAGACGCCTCGGTGCGGGCACTGCGGCGCGGCCGATGCCCCGGGGGGCTATTGTGTCGAGCGCGTCCTCTCGCAGTCGCCGCATGGCCGCGTGTACCTGGCGGTGGATGCCTCGGGCCGGCGCGTTGCCCTCAAGGAGCTGCTGTTCGCGCTGGTCCCTGGCCCCGAGCAACTGGACGCCTTCGAGCGGGAAGCGGCCGTGCTGCGCTCGCTGTCGCACCCGGACATCCCTCGGTTCCTCGCCAGCTTCCAGGAGGGGAGCGGGGTGGGGACGCGGCTCTATCTGGCGCAGGAGTACCTGGAGGGAGAGTCGCTGCTTCAGCGCCTCGAACGCGAGCCGTTGCGCGAGGACGAGGCCTGGAGTCTCGCGGAGCAGGTGCTGGAGACGCTCGACTCGCTGCACCAGCGCAGGCCCGCGCTGCTGCACCGTGACGTGAAGCCCGCCAACCTCATCCTGCGGCCCGGGGGCCGCGTGGCGCTGGTGGACTTCGGCTCGGCGCGGCACCTCGCCCGCGAGGTGACCCATGGCTCCACGTTGGTGGGCACCTTCGGGTACATGCCACCCGAGCAGCTGGGGGGCACCGTGGAGCCGTCCAGCGACCTCTACGCGCTGGGGGCTACGCTCATCCATGCGCTGAGCGGACGCTCGCCAGCGGACCTCCTCGATGATCGCCTGACGCTCGCGTTCGACGCCGACGTCCGGGTGTCACCGGCGCTGCGGTCGTTCCTTCACACGTTGGTCGCGCCGCGCCGCTCGGAGCGCTTCGGCTCGGCCGCCACCGCGCTGGACCGCCTGCGCTCGCTGCGCGCTCCGCCGCCCGTGACGTTCCCCGCCGAGTCGGTCGTCGCGCTTCACCCCGCGCCGGTCACCCCTACTGAGCCGGTCGTCGCGCTTCACCCCGCGCCCGTCGCGCCACCCCTCACCGCGCAAGCCGTGGTGCTCCCGGTCGAGCCGATCGCGCCCCTCGCCACCGAGCCTGTCGTGGTGCTCCATGCCGCGCCGGCCGTGGCGACCCTGGAGGCTGCGCCTGCTCTTCGGCGGAGTGCGCTGCGGTGGATCCTCCTCGGGGCCGCCATGGCGGTGGGCGTGGGCGTGGCGGCGACGGGCTACCTCGTGCTCACGCTTCGCGCGGATCCGCCTCCCCCTCCGCCTCCCGTGGTCGCGCCCCCGCATGGGGGCCGGCCCGTAGCGCCCATCCCCGCGGACGAGGCGGGCGGGCATCGCCACTTCCGCACGCCCTGGCAGCCCGGCTCGGGCTCGCGGTAG
- a CDS encoding SMI1/KNR4 family protein yields the protein MAEPRTESVKWVEKVIEVVRARGWKALDTFDRYRPEAPLFRPLPADVLASLTLPQGAPLPPSLRTWLAFDAGFLAHWGWFELEPTFRWTPRSLQEIARAEYDGEPSPEMDGQPPPELDDSESSGPRDVAWSPYFAVPTMSHAFLLPGGSDTRRVYVLTSEPDAAGDYPVLYTDIDDQPLLAVLYPGLDLYLAETAGLLKPEGVDFNTVREDRRFRSRFRHHERVALAGRREVEWPAEVLAPPRAEVTDVINPFTGIPVQVFSLAREDWTQMLAKLRPSGTRTPFKGASEANLASIEARWGWALPSALRRFLAGVDGLRLGRYHFLSSAELLAEAPQRALAMRAAEQLPPPEGPRLFWAESKADGVLAYLEVQDGEVISFVADEGLVREEPCVETLEALVERARVQD from the coding sequence ATGGCCGAGCCGCGCACGGAGAGCGTGAAGTGGGTCGAAAAGGTCATCGAGGTCGTTCGCGCCCGAGGCTGGAAGGCGCTCGACACCTTCGACCGCTACCGGCCCGAAGCTCCGCTGTTCCGCCCGCTCCCTGCCGACGTGCTCGCGTCGCTCACCTTGCCCCAGGGCGCGCCCCTGCCGCCCTCGCTCCGGACGTGGCTCGCCTTCGACGCGGGCTTCCTGGCGCACTGGGGTTGGTTCGAGCTGGAGCCCACCTTTCGTTGGACGCCGCGCTCGCTCCAGGAGATCGCCCGCGCCGAATATGACGGCGAGCCCTCACCCGAGATGGACGGCCAACCGCCTCCGGAGCTGGATGACTCGGAGTCCTCCGGCCCGCGTGACGTGGCGTGGTCGCCGTACTTCGCGGTGCCCACGATGTCGCACGCGTTCCTGTTGCCGGGAGGCTCCGACACGCGGCGGGTCTACGTGCTCACCTCCGAGCCCGACGCGGCCGGGGACTACCCGGTGCTCTACACGGACATCGATGATCAGCCGCTCCTGGCCGTGCTGTACCCGGGGCTGGATCTCTATCTGGCGGAGACCGCGGGGCTGCTGAAGCCGGAGGGCGTGGACTTCAACACGGTGCGAGAGGATCGCCGCTTCCGCTCGCGCTTCCGTCACCACGAGCGGGTGGCGCTGGCCGGACGCCGCGAGGTGGAGTGGCCCGCGGAGGTGCTCGCGCCGCCGCGCGCTGAAGTGACGGACGTCATCAATCCGTTCACCGGCATCCCCGTGCAGGTGTTCTCACTGGCTCGCGAGGACTGGACGCAGATGCTCGCGAAGCTGCGCCCCTCGGGCACGCGGACGCCCTTCAAGGGCGCGAGCGAGGCGAACCTCGCCAGCATCGAGGCTCGCTGGGGCTGGGCGCTGCCATCCGCGTTGCGGCGCTTCCTGGCGGGCGTGGATGGACTGCGGCTGGGGCGCTACCACTTCCTGAGCAGCGCCGAGTTGTTGGCGGAGGCCCCGCAGCGCGCGCTCGCGATGCGCGCCGCGGAGCAGCTCCCGCCGCCCGAGGGCCCGCGACTCTTCTGGGCCGAGTCGAAGGCGGACGGGGTGCTCGCGTACCTGGAGGTCCAGGACGGCGAGGTCATCTCCTTCGTGGCCGACGAGGGGCTGGTCCGCGAGGAGCCGTGCGTGGAGACGTTGGAGGCGCTGGTGGAGCGCGCGCGCGTGCAGGACTGA